A genome region from Arthrobacter sp. V1I9 includes the following:
- a CDS encoding 2-hydroxyacid dehydrogenase yields the protein MTGPLRVSLPDQKLLDALEPTTGVEFLLWDFSGPAPAERLDIVVPPYIRGPEVLAALKSADIGLIQSQSIGYDGVEDVLSGGFVFANAASVHETSTAELALGMMIASQRGMVDFVRNQASGTWGNGERPSLADRRVLLVGYGGVGKAIEARLLPFETHVTRMASREREDSGGKIFGIDSLYEQLPLHDIVVVSVPLSEQTQKLVDGKFLAAMPDGALLVNVARGQVADTDALLAETSSGRLRAALDVTDPEPLPADHPLWTAPNVLITPHVGGASSAMFPRMVRLIKQQIGLMLEGKEPVNVVLGGSAQG from the coding sequence ATGACCGGGCCGCTGCGCGTCTCTCTTCCGGATCAGAAACTGCTGGATGCGCTGGAGCCGACCACCGGCGTCGAGTTCCTGCTGTGGGACTTTTCCGGGCCTGCCCCCGCCGAACGGTTGGACATCGTGGTGCCGCCGTACATACGCGGCCCGGAGGTGTTGGCGGCGCTGAAGTCAGCGGACATCGGCCTGATCCAAAGCCAGTCCATCGGGTACGACGGCGTCGAGGACGTTCTGTCCGGCGGCTTCGTTTTCGCCAACGCGGCGAGCGTCCACGAGACGTCGACGGCGGAGCTCGCCCTGGGGATGATGATCGCCAGCCAGCGCGGGATGGTGGACTTCGTGCGGAACCAGGCCAGCGGGACGTGGGGCAACGGCGAGCGGCCCAGCCTGGCAGACAGACGCGTGCTGCTGGTCGGTTACGGGGGAGTGGGCAAGGCCATCGAGGCTCGGCTGCTGCCGTTCGAAACACACGTTACCCGGATGGCCAGCCGCGAACGCGAGGACTCCGGCGGAAAGATTTTTGGGATTGACTCGCTGTACGAGCAGCTGCCGCTCCACGACATCGTGGTGGTCAGCGTTCCCCTGAGCGAGCAGACACAGAAGCTCGTGGACGGGAAGTTCCTCGCCGCCATGCCCGATGGCGCCCTGTTGGTGAACGTGGCCCGCGGTCAAGTGGCGGACACCGATGCGTTGCTGGCCGAGACGTCCTCCGGCCGTTTGCGGGCTGCCTTGGACGTCACGGATCCGGAGCCGCTGCCGGCCGACCATCCGCTGTGGACTGCCCCCAATGTGCTGATTACCCCGCACGTGGGCGGGGCGAGCTCGGCGATGTTCCCGCGGATGGTCCGGCTGATCAAGCAGCAGATCGGGCTGATGCTTGAGGGCAAGGAACCGGTGAACGTGGTGCTCGGCGGGTCGGCCCAAGGCTAG